The genome window CGGCTATTGCGGCTTTGCTGGCCGGATGCCAACAGGAAGCTTCCGCCAGCGAAGCTGGTTGGATGACTGATTACGACGCCGCATTAAAAAAGGCTGCGGCCGAAAACAAGTATGTCCTGGTGGACTTCAGTGGATCCGATTGGTGCGGCTGGTGCATCAAACTGGACAAAGAAGTTTTTTCAAAAGAGGAGTTTATCAACTATGCAGATGAAAATCTGATTTTAGTGCTGGCAGATTTCCCCCGCAGCAAAGAACAGCCTGAGCAACAGAAGGCCGCAAATAATGCTCTGGCAAAAAAATATGGGATTCAGGGATTCCCGACCGTTCTCATTCTAAATCCGCAGGGCGAACTTGTTAAGCGCACCGGTTATCAGCAGGGCGGCGCTGGGCCGTATATTAAAATGATCAAAAACACGATTGCGAAATAATTCCCGGAACATTCCTGTTTTCAGGGACGCCTGGAAAAAGAAAAAGCCGCTCCGGATTCCGGAGCGGCTTTTCGATATCAGCAGACGGAGACTTACTCCTCGCCGCCGCGGACTTTACCCTGCTCGCGGCGTTTCTTGACCACGTCTTCAGCGATCGAGAACGGCACGGCTTCGTAGTGTTCGAAGGTCATGCTGAAGGAGGCGCGTCCCTGGGTCAGCGAGCGCAGGGTGTTGGAGTAGCCGAACATTTCGCTCAGCGGAACGTATCCCTTGACGATTTTCATGCCGCCGCGCTCGTCCATGGACTCAATGCGGCCGCGGCGCTGACAGATCGTGCCGTTGACGCCGCCCATGTATTCGTCGGGCGTGGTGATTTCAATCGACATGACCGGCTCGAGCAGTTCCGGCTGGCCTTTCATCATGAGCTGCTTGAAGCCCTGACGACCGGCAATCTGGAACGCGAAGTCGGAGGAGTCGACATCGTGGTAGGAACCGTCGGTGAGGCGGACCTTCATGTCGACCACCGGGTAACCGGCATACGGACCGGATTCCATCGCCTGGATAACCCCTTTTTCGACCGACGGGATGTATTCCTGCGGAATGCGGCCACCGACGATTTCGTTGACGAATTCGAAGCCTTTGCCCGGATCCTGCGGCTCAAGCGACATCACCACGTGACCGTACTGACCGCGACCACCGGACTGCTTGGCGTGCTTGTAGGAGCCTTCGCTCGGCGCCGTCGCGGTTTCGCGGTAAGCCACTTCCGGACGTCCGACTTCAGCAACCACGCCGAATTCGCGTTTGAGACGGTCGACGATGATTTCGAGGTGGAGCTCACCCATACCGGAAATGATGGTTTCGCTGGTTTCCTGGTCGAAGGAGACGGTGAAGGTCGGGTCTTCGTCGGCCAGGCGGTGCAGCGCCTCACCGAGCTTTTCGTTGTCCGACATCGTTTCCGGCTTAATGGAAATGCTGATCACCGGAGCCGGAAACTCCATGGCCTCGA of Tichowtungia aerotolerans contains these proteins:
- a CDS encoding thioredoxin family protein; the encoded protein is MHKAKSWIIITAIAALLAGCQQEASASEAGWMTDYDAALKKAAAENKYVLVDFSGSDWCGWCIKLDKEVFSKEEFINYADENLILVLADFPRSKEQPEQQKAANNALAKKYGIQGFPTVLILNPQGELVKRTGYQQGGAGPYIKMIKNTIAK